The following are encoded in a window of Podospora pseudoanserina strain CBS 124.78 chromosome 6, whole genome shotgun sequence genomic DNA:
- the SHE9 gene encoding sensitivity to high expression protein she9 (BUSCO:EOG09264LJU; COG:S; EggNog:ENOG503NZZI), producing MPGLGYDVFALGTRAVSGVPAAECQGISSTDPIDTRELSSPHVRHTRNVVTVPAVPRPRAESFMSPHTTLRLAARPLSQLATRKALAQLPPSQCFRYNTSCAGFGIGLYARLPRHFSTARPPPKRPQPETDPVIELGSPSEPIPLSAPQPESQHITENTPSDPSSPPPTEDADPSKSEPTSESPSSSPETSSPDPSPSESPNPSPSKPNPPEPELPSVTDSHRHSLSVKFSTFMDQFQSRILVATQTLNDLTGYSAIEAIKSRNAQLESDLSTAQARLRAARQNYKSLTTHRASTQREVTALLARKDTWNPTDLERFTSLYRMDHTLEAQVSAASAELTEAETNESRISAELNAGILRRYHEEQIWSDRIRRQSTWGTWGLMGVNFVLFLVLQFVAEPWRRKRMIKGIAETEKENMEEVRRELKEVRAAMEVVKEHHQRQQLAAPVVVEEEPVLIEEEEQEDGAAVPLATEEEEATRPSEHDFRRSSLFGGGQRPWKEVLQEYWEDPQLLRDDAIDLYSDRRIALRMKDVSVIALEGAAAGAAVAVAVALAVMRFSSP from the coding sequence AtgccagggttagggtatgACGTCTTTGCTCTTGGCACCCGGGCGGTCAGCGGGGTACCCGCGGCAGAATGCCAGGGAATATCATCAACGGATCCGATTGACACCCGAGAgctctcttctcctcacgTCCGGCACACCCGCAACGTTGTTACCGTTCCAGCCGTTCCCCGGCCTCGAGCCGAATCCTTCATGTCGCCTCACACAACTTTGCGGCTGGCTGCCCGGCCTCTCAGTCAATTGGCGACGAGGAAAGCGCTAGCCCAGCTGCCACCGTCGCAATGTTTCCGGTATAACACCTCATGCGCTGGATTCGGCATTGGGCTCTACGCCCGTCTCCCACGGCACTTCTCAACCGcccgccctcccccaaaacgaCCGCAACCCGAGACAGATCCTGTCATTGAGCTTGGATCTCCAAGCGAGCCCATTCCCCTCAGCGCGCCCCAGCCCGAAAGCCAGCACATCACAGAAAACACACCTTCAGacccctcatcaccaccacccacagaAGATGCCGACCCCTCAAAATCAGAACCAACTTCCGaatcaccttcctcctctcccgaaacttcctcccccgacccttctccctccgaatccccaaacccctccccctcaaaacccaacccccccgaaCCCGAACTCCCCTCCGTAACCGACTCCCACCGCCACTCCCTCTCAGTCAAATTCTCCACCTTCATGGACCAGTTCCAATCCCGCATCCTCGTCGCAACCCAAACCCTAAACGACCTAACAGGCTACTCCGCCATCGAAGCCATAAAGTCCCGCAACGCCCAGCTGGAATCagacctctccaccgcccaaGCCCGCCTCCGCGCCGCCCGCCAAAATTACAAgtccctcaccacccaccgcGCCTCGACCCAGAGGGAGgtcaccgccctcctcgcgAGAAAAGACACCTGGAACCCGACCGATCTGGAACGATTCACTTCGCTTTATCGAATGGACCACACCCTCGAAGCGCAAGTCTCTGCCGCGAGCGCGGAGCTGACAGAGGCAGAGACGAACGAGAGCAGGATATCTGCTGAGCTGAACGCGGGGATCCTGAGGCGGTATCATGAGGAGCAGATTTGGAGTGATAGGATAAGGAGGCAGTCGACTTGGGGAAcgtgggggttgatgggcgTGAACTTTGTCTTGTTTTTGGTTCTGCAGTTTGTGGCGGagccgtggaggaggaagaggatgattAAGGGGATTGCGGAGACGGAAAAGGAGAatatggaggaggtgaggagggagctgaaggaggtcagggcggcgatggaggtggtgaaggagcaTCATCAGAGACAACAACTGGCTGCacctgtggtggtggaggaggagccagttttgattgaggaggaggaacaagaaGATGGTGCTGCCGTCCCCTTGGcaacagaagaggaggaagccacCCGCCCATCGGAGCACGACTTTAGGCGGAGCAGCCTCTTTGGAGGCGGCCAGAGGCCTTGGAAAGAGGTGCTTCAGGAGTACTGGGAAGATCCCCAGTTGCTCAGGGATGACGCGATAGATTTGTATAGCGACAGGAGGATAGCGCTGAGGATGAAGGATGTGTCGGTTATCGCGCTTGAGGGCGCGGCGGCGGGTGCTGCGGTTGCGGTGGCTGTTGCGCTGGCGGTGATGCGGTTCAGCAGCCCATAA
- a CDS encoding hypothetical protein (EggNog:ENOG503NUTB; COG:Q), with amino-acid sequence MDEFTGNLEGKVAIVTGASRGIGATIATTLAQHGCAVVINYNNSAAEAKILGKRINKDYDVTTYAVQADVSKPEEVAQLFEKTVKVLGRVDIVVSNAGVEHFGNLAAVQSEEIDHVFDVNVKGQFFVAQQAEKYMEERGRLILTSSVSAVMGVPHHTIYAASKAAVTGMTKCLAWDFGKKNITVNCIAAGGVKSDMYDKNAKEYMKDGDELSVAEIDARISSWSPLGRVGMPEDIAGVVALLASDEAGWITGQTLHVSGGAHMATA; translated from the exons atggATGAGTTCACAGGAAATCTTGAGGGCAAAGTTGCAATCG TAACCGGCGCCTCTCGCGGCATTGGGGCAACTATTGCAACTACACTCGCTCAACATGGGTGTGCTGTAGTAATAAACTACAACAACTCCGCCGCAGAAGCCAAGATCCTGGGGAAACGGATTAATAAGGACTACGATGTCACAACCTACGCCGTGCAGGCTGATGTCTCCAAACCCGAGGAAGTAGCACAACTGTTTGAAAAGACTGTCAAAGTGCTGGGAAGGGTTGACATAGTTGTCAGCAACGCTGGCGTTGAGCATTTCGGCAATCTTGCTGCAGTGCAATCGGAGGAGATCGACCATGTCTTCGATGTCAATGTCAAGGGCCAGTTCTTCGTCGCTCAACAAGCGGAGAAGTATAtggaggaaagggggaggcTGATACTGACAAGCAGTGTTTCTGCCGTAATG GGCGTACCACATCACACAATCTATGCGGCGTCCAAAGCGGCGGTTACGGGAATGACCAAGTGCCTGGCATGGGATTTTGGAAAGAAGAACATCACAGTGAACTGCATCGCAGCTGGCGGTGTCAAGAGTGATATGTATGACAAGAATGCAAAGGAGTACATGAAGGACGGGGATGAACTGAGTGTGGCGGAAATCGACGCTCGTATATCATCTTGGAGTCCACTAGGAAGGGTTGGGATGCCGGAAGATATTGCTGGTGTGGTTGCATTGCTGGCAAGCGATGAAGCAGGATGGATCACTGGACAGACCTTGCATGTTAGTGGAGGCGCTCACATGGCCACTGCCTAA
- the DAO1 gene encoding D-amino acid oxidase (COG:E; EggNog:ENOG503NXYK), giving the protein MPTIVVLGAGVSGLTCALELAKQGGHEITVVAKHMPGDYDIEYTSPWAGANVLPMALDKDSRWERRTWPVLRRLAKEVPEAGLHVQTARVLRREKDVATGLKAALADGLFQFDPWYKEVMDNFREIPANELPKGMHSGCEFMSVCINTAIYLPWLVGQCAKYGVQFKRGIVKHISQAHNLSHTGKKADIVVNATGVLACKLGGVMDKTVYPARGQIVVVRNEAKGFMPTSSGCDDADDEIMYVMQRALGGGTILGGTYMKHNWDPNPDPNIAVRIMKRAVEAHPELTDGKGIEALSIIRHGVGLRPAREGGVRIEKEKIDGTWVVHNYGHAGWGYQGSYGCAEKVVELVDEIVKQEKRQSKL; this is encoded by the exons ATGCCAACCATTGTCGTCCTCGG CGCCGGTGTGAGCGGCCTTACCTGCGCATTGGAGTTGGCGAAGCAGGGCGGGCATGAGATTACGGTTGTTGCGAAGCATATGCCTGGGGATTATGACATTGAGTATACTTCTCCCTGGGCGGGGGCGAACGTCCTGCC AATGGCACTCGACAAGGACAGCCGATGGGAGAGACGGACTTGGCctgtgttgaggaggttggcgaagGAGGTGCCCGAGGCTGGGTTGCATGTTCAGa CTGCCCGTGTTCTCCGCCGCGAGAAGGATGTTGCCACCGGCCTGAAAGCTGCCTTGGCCGACGGCCTCTTCCAATTTGACCCCTGGTACAAGGAGGTTATGGACAACTTCCGCGAGATACCCGCTAATGAACTCCCCAAGGGCATGCACTCTGGTTGTGAGTTCATGTCTGTCTGTATCAACACTGCGATCTACCTCCCGTGGCTCGTGGGCCAATGCGCCAAGTATGGGGTGCAGTTCAAAAGAGGGATTGTGAAGCATATCTCCCAGGCTCACAACCTCAGCCATACTGGGAAGAAGGCTGATATTGTGGTTAATGCTACTGGTGTTTTGGCCTGCAAGCTGGGGGGTGTGATGGACAAGACTGTCTACCCGGCACGAGGGcagattgttgttgttaggAATGAGGCCAAGGGGTTCATGCCGACGAGCAGCGGGTgtgatgatgccgatgatGAGATTATGTATGTGATGCAGCGTGCGTTGGGTGGAGGAAcgattttgggggggacCTATATGAAGCACAACTGGGACCCGAACCCAGATCCCAACATTGCTGTGCGCATTATGAAGCGCGCTGTGGAGGCGCATCCGGAGTTGACGGACGGGAAGGGGATTGAGGCGCTGAGCATTATCCGGCATGGTGTTGGGCTACGGCCAGCAAGAGAGGGTGGTGTCAggattgagaaggagaagattgaTGGGACCTGGGTTGTTCACAATTATGGCCATGCTGGTTGGGGATACCAGGGCAGTTATGGGTGTGctgagaaggtggtggagctggTTGATGAGATTGTGAAGCAGGAGAAGCGGCAGTCAAAGCTGTGA
- the PKC1_2 gene encoding Serine/threonine kinase (COG:T; EggNog:ENOG503NVXF): protein MTDDDKIVDISKKIEREKALINAALVMRQQTLNDTVRQKLDSQVREGRRNLAFFETRLKELEMRRVNQSMDNMSLGGSTLASTRSSEYQHDDSGRPAPPPKDGSGYHSNYGGQAPYGPGDLMPPRGPFPAGAPNSSIPKSRPNFSKLDLIKYDTPHLGPRIQHMLSQLQFKLNVEEQYLKGIEKMVQLYQMEGDKKSRADAAAKRVESGQKIILLKQALKKFEELNIDMDADSQDDDSINMPNLRKPLSGQLSVRIVAVKEVDHAPLTRFSRSPETFITLKVEDAIVARTKASRNDRWESEYHSIFVDKANEVELTVYDKPGEHAVPIGLLWVRISDIVEEMRRKKIEAETTAQGWVSADRLGSHDARGGPPPAQFPMGAQAPQFQPPPTSPGRFHGSEDDPQFLAPRSDVAPVIPQSVEGWFALEPAGQIFLNLNFVKDTSGRGRPADAGLGRKGAVRQRKEEVHEMQGHKFVEKQFYNIMRCALCGEFLKYSTGMQCEDCKYTCHTKCYSQVVIKCISKSNADSDPDEQKLNHKIPHRFVPFSNLTANWCCHCGYMLPIGSKKNSRRCTECPLTAHTQCVHLVPDFCGMSMLQANQILHSIKMAAEQQRTKKEKAKSGSASLSEKTLRTGSKGTTSSVGSSSTYPPVSYTPSTASADATEAAKHMYSQGSPQRVSGPDRTSISSSAASAAAAAAMSPKPQTPTQQAPIPDFGPGHYGSPGGYGRPGQQDDMYGGSPAQHQQQPYGQQPQQRKYNPADYANIGAYPVQQPVQPRPVQPQSPPQQVAPHHQQPMYQQQSQPVLHQQPPKQQPLPAQTEPAMIVPSASGVPVPTKKPLPSATDPGTGMRIGLDHFNFLAVLGKGNFGKVMLAETKRSRKLYAIKVLKKEFIIENDEVESIRSEKRVFLIANRERHPFLTNLHACFQTETRVYFVMEYISGGDLMLHIQRGQFGTKRAQ from the exons atgaccgacgacgacaagatTGTAGACATCTCGAAGAAGATTGAGCGGGAAAAGGCCCTCATTAATGCGGCACTGGTTATGCGGCAGCAGACCCTCAATGATACCGTACGACAGAAACTCGACAGCCAGGTCCGCGAGGGCCGCCGGAACCTTGCTTTCTTCGAGACCAGGCTGAAGGAACTGGAAATGCGCCGTGTGAACCAGTCCATGGATAACATGTCACTGGGCGGATCAACATTGGCCTCCACCAGAAGCAGCGAATATCAACACGACGACAGCGGACGacctgcacctcctcccaaggATGGGTCCGGATATCATTCAAACTATGGTGGCCAGGCACCCTACGGTCCTGGCGACCTGATGCCTCCTCGAGGCCCCTTCCCTGCTGGAGCGCCAAATTCATCGATCCCCAAGTCCCGCCCCAACTTTTCAAAGCTTG ATCTTATCAAGTATGACACTCCCCATCTCGGACCACGTATTCAGCACATGCTGTCGCAACTTCAGTTCAAGCTCAACGTGGAGGAGCAGTATCTCAAGGGTATCGAAAAGATGGTTCAGCTTTACCAGATGGAGGGCGACAAGAAGAGCAGAGCGGATGCTGCCGCTAAGCGCGTCGAGAGTGGACAAAAGATCATACTCTTGAAGCAAGCACTCAAGAAGTTTGAGGAGCTGAATATCGATATGGATGCAGATTCTCAGGATG ATGATAGTATCAACATGCCTAATCTACGCAAGCCTTTATCCGGTCAGCTCTCGGTTCGCATCGTCGCTGTTAAGGAAGTTGACCATGCGCCTCTGACCCGCTTCTCCCGCTCCCCCGAGACGTTTATCACACTCAAGGTGGAAGATGCCATCGTGGCGAGGACCAAGGCCTCCCGCAACGACAGATGGGAGTCGGAATACCACAGCATCTTCGTGGACAAGGCCAACGAAGTGGAGTTGACGGTATACGATAAGCCCGGTGAGCACGCTGTGCCCATTGGTCTTCTTTGGGTCAGAATCTCCGACATTGTGGAAGAGATGCGCCGGAAGAAGATCGAAGCCGAAACTACTGCCCAGGGATGGGTGTCTGCCGACCGACTTGGGTCCCATGATGCCCGCGGtggccctcctcctgcacAGTTCCCTATGGGCGCACAGGCTCCCCAATTCCAACCACCCCCGACATCTCCAGGACGGTTCCACGGTTCTGAAGACGACCCGCAGTTCTTAGCCCCGAGATCTGATGTTGCCCCCGTCATTCCACAATCGGTTGAGGGCTGGTTTGCACTGGAACCGGCAGGCCAAATCTTCCTCAATCTCAACTTCGTCAAGGATACCAGCGGTCGCGGTAGACCCGCCGACGCTGGTCTTGGACGCAAGGGTGCCGTGCGTCAGCgcaaggaggaggttcaCGAAATGCAGGGCCACAAGTTCGTCGAGAAACAGTTCTACAACATCATGCGCTGTGCCCTCTGCGGTGAATTCCTCAAGTACTCGACGGGCATGCAATGCGAGGATTGCAAGTACACTTGCCATACCAAGTGTTACTCACAGGTGGTCATCAAGTGCATCAGCAAGAGCAATGCTGATAGCGACCCCGACGAGCAGAAGCTCAACCATAAGATCCCCCATCGTTTTGTTCCTTTCTCAAATTTGACCGCCAACTGGTGCTGCCACTGTGGCTACATGCTTCCAATTGGTTCGAAGAAGAACTCTAGAAGATGTACAG AATGCCCGTTGACTGCTCACACTCAGTGTGTGCATCTTGTTCCCGATTTCTGTGGCATGTCCATGTTGCAGGCAAATCAGATCTTGCATAGTATCAAGATGGCGGCAGAGCAGCAGAGgaccaagaaggagaaggccaagagtGGCTCCGCATCATTGAGCGAAAAGACGCTGAGGACGGGCAGCAAAGGAACCACGAGTAGCGTTGGGTCCAGTTCGACTTATCCGCCCGTTTCGTACACCCCTTCAACCGCTTCAGCCGACGCTACGGAAGCTGCAAAGCATATGTACAGCCAGGGGTCCCCCCAACGTGTTTCTGGACCAGATCGGACGTCCATAAGCTCAAGCGCTGCCTCCGCCGcagctgccgctgccatgTCCCCCAAGCCCCAAACTCCCACACAGCAAGCCCCGATACCTGATTTTGGGCCAGGACATTATGGTTCACCTGGTGGATATGGACGTCCTGGCCAGCAAGATGATATGTATGGTGGATCGCCAGctcagcatcagcaacagccttatggccagcagcctcagcagcGCAAGTACAACCCCGCCGACTACGCCAACATCGGGGCTTACCCCGTGCAACAACCAGTGCAGCCCCGCCCCGTTCAACCACAGTCGCCTCCCCAGCAGGTAGCCCCgcatcaccagcaaccgATGTACCAGCAGCAGTCTCAGCCCGTCTTGCATCAACAGCCGcccaagcagcagccgtTGCCGGCGCAAACTGAGCCTGCCATGATTGTGCCATCGGCGTCGGGCGTGCCGGTTCCGACCAAGAAGCCGCTGCCCTCGGCCACCGACCCGGGCACTGGCATGCGCATTGGTTTGGACCACTTCAACTTCCTCGCCGTGCTTGGTAAGGGTAACTTCGGCAAGGTCATGCTGGCCGAAACAAAGCGATCTCGCAAGCTGtatgccatcaaggtgctcaaGAAGGAGTTCATTATAGAGAATGACGAAGTCGAGAGCATCCGGTCAGAGAAGCGCGTCTTCTTGATCGCCAACCGGGAGCGCCATCCCTTCCTAACCAACCTTCACGCTTGCTTCCAGACCGAGACGAGAGTGTACTTTGTGATGGAGTACATCAGCGGTGGCGACTTGATGCTGCACATCCAGCGTGGGCAGTTTGGTACTAAGCGGGCACAGTAA
- a CDS encoding hypothetical protein (COG:G; EggNog:ENOG503P1BJ), which yields MPFRPKEEFHLMLRRIKRTNYDDQDFYAQRDIVDWMEAVENGNNASNAAPLLTSVYGFDSFVPVREEDLEGALVVFAILIHMNCGDLIHIFMSYFQDDTLDREVPSGIRDAIRCCHLRPESQIQQLIDRLDGERWAFVPVRVEDICRKAKVLETGFYILPFCRKEVVRLPGPVHTAVNNVWIQSDLISGELSEKFEGSETEDNEFGQCYRLAMFSYQSNYRVFMDEISHFEGIGMLKERLNVMEASCTKAPVMEITGNATSFLRVSNKVFMILTSAAAPSTNLEIVNSWTRIFGVAETLSDLEKMEYKFPNGKVVLSKGWHGYTDPNRIFWVEDRFKLADFNQSKFEVERSLHRLNVEKTHRAILSGSPECTAGRRITQFTMKALRRMTIWSLGCVLSSFATWIVFGPDGYDKYQRLRSGAIRAVPTAQTDEGVSLHKCGFHDGFALLQSVKDWHQFLRLSLRLSDTITGKVLDLIEAKLLVNDPKERISSRELVRVLEEIIVQAKHDYDTAIKNREMLPDEFFKELQDLDIEKYGSTHVSESPDADSSDDEEAAHEARQSQSSRSASLDRSSVSGAKSPTDDEKTEEAPSPRTQHRKLSISFAEQHQPASSADSDAATHRPPSSSRNRDSSPDEHSVSNLERDSSMDCRSTPSRDGSPSRDLWSFGFGIQKARGKARAKGQKQERTVSKKNDGFDWEAWGQAAARTDMMPPAMPG from the exons ATGCCATTCAGACCCAAAGAAGAGTTCCATTTGATGCTTCGAAGGATCAAGCGCACCAACTATGACGACCAGGATTTCTATGCGCAGCGAGACATCGTAGATTGGATGGAAGCAGTCGAAAATGGCAACAACGCATCGAACGCGGCTCCGCTTCTTACCAGCGTCTACGGCTTCGACTCGTTTGTGCCTGTACGAGAAGAAGATTTGGAGGGAGCGCTGGTTGTTTTTGCCATTCTTATCCACATGAATTGCGGGGATCTCATACACATCTTCATGTCATACTTTCAAGACGACACGCTTGATCGAGAAGTCCCCAGTGGGATTCGCGACGCTATCCGGTGCTGTCATCTGCGGCCTGAATCGCAGATACAACAGCTTATAGATCGGCTCGACGGCGAGCGCTGGGCATTCGTGCCAGTTAGGGTTGAGGATATCTGCCGAAAAGCAAAAGTGCTGGAAACGGGTTTTTACATCCTCCCATTCTGCAGGAAGGAAGTCGTAAGACTTCCTGGACCTGTTCACACAGCGGTGAACAATGTTTGGATCCAGAGTGATCTCATCTCGGGAGAGCTCAGTGAGAAGTTTGAGGGGTCAGAGACGGAAGATAACGAGTTTGGTCAG TGCTATCGTCTCGCCATGTTTTCATATCAAAGCAACTATCGAGTGTTCATGGACGAAATCAGCCACTTTGAGGGCATCGGAATGCTCAAGGAGCGATTAAATGTCATGGAAGCTTCCTGTACAAAGGCTCCAGTGATGGAGATTACGGGGAATGCCACATCCTTTCTGAGGGTGTCGAACAAAGTCTTCATGATCCTTAcctcggcagcagcaccaagtACAAATCTCGAAATCGTCAACTCTTGGACTAGGATTTTCGGTGTGGCCGAGACTTTATCTGACCTGGAGAAAATGGAGTACAAATTTCCAAATGGAAAAGTCGTGCTGTCAAAAGG ATGGCATGGCTATACCGACCCCAACAGGATCTTCTGGGTTGAGGACAGATTCAAGCTTGCAGACTTTAACCAATCCAAGTTTGAAGTAGAAAGGTCTTTGCATCGGCTCAACGTGGAGAAGACTCACAGAGCCATTTTATCCG GTTCCCCAGAATGCACAGCCGGGCGGCGGATAACGCAGTTTACTATGAAAGCATTGCGCAGGATGACCATTTGGTCCCTGGGATGCGTTTTGTCCAGTTTTGCGACGTGGATTGTTTTCGGGCCAGACGGCTATGATAAATATCAGAGACTTCGTTCCGGTGCCATCCGCGCTGTGCCAACGGCCCAGACCGACGAAGGTGTCTCACTTCATAAATGTGGCTTTCACGATGGCTTTGCGCTGTTGCAGTCAGTCAAAGACTGGCACCAGTTTTTGCGTCTCTCACTTAGGCTGTCAGACACCATCACTGGCAAGGTGCTGGATCTTATTGAAGCAAAACTGTTGGTGAACGACCCCAAAGAGCGAATTTCATCAAGAGAGTTGGTCCGGGTGCTTGAGGAAATCATTGTTCAAGCGAAACATGATTATGACACGGCTATAAAGAATCGCGAAATGCTCCCAGACGAGTTCTTCAAGGAGTTGCAGGATCTGGATATTGAAAAATATGGAAGCACCCATGTCAGCGAAAGCCCCGACGCTGACAGCagtgacgatgaagaagcagCTCATGAAGCTCGGCAGTCCCAGTCTTCCCGCAGTGCTAGTTTGGACAGATCGTCAGTCAGCGGAGCGAAGTCACCTACCGATGACGAAAAGACTGAGGAGGCGCCTAGTCCCAGGACTCAGCACAGAAAGCTATCAATCTCTTTTGCagaacaacaccagcctGCCTCAAGCGCAGATAGTGATGCAGCGACCCATCGCCCGCCTAGTTCGAGCCGAAACCGAGACTCATCACCGGATGAGCACTCTGTTTCCAACCTTGAGAGAGACTCCTCGATGGATTGCAGGTCAACCCCAAGCCGTGACGGGAGTCCCTCT CGAGACCTCTGGTCTTTTGGTTTTGGAATCCAGAAGGCTCGTGGCAAGGCTCGTGCGAAGGGGCAGAAGCAAGAAAGAACCGTATCCAAGAAAAATGATGGATTTGATTGGGAAGCCTGGGGTCAGGCTGCTGCTCGTACCGACATGATGCCACCAGCAATGCCTGGTTAA
- a CDS encoding hypothetical protein (EggNog:ENOG503P39N; COG:S) yields MSSTAESASNVAGISSAGMLYEYAPLPESNAFRVLILEPGGVDDTLCCSLEITTLNKPIPYEAISYVWGNTHRDHPIRINGRAGHITANLCRALHRMRLPDQSRVLWADSICINQDDLTERASQVLLMSEIYGQARRVLLHLGEDSNQEGEVVRSLVHEIEAMVLDGVRAAGESWDTFPTPSPEERELFLADTRWEAFINMTHKPWFTRGWVIQEAGAARNGLMLWGKTEINWKSFVRVYTWMVRRLPQVRVKYQDGGRGMNRLHLEMYRLRHKGETMPLYAKQSSQFDFLIVLHDARALYVQDARDRVYAFMSLATSAGLSLHFQPDYSEHKTARDVYLDMARDYVNSMGDISLLHCVQHTGNSMNEKFPSWVPRWDLNLFDNIITHTSGPALIPTELRPSVSHDNALEAKGLMFDDIIFTSDVLSRDVSMSDIKMLWNQMLDLLPVTFTNPSPTHGSFAALSFAHVLSVGRSWGAEWPEWVEWRTAYMEYLCQEEPTRRDSVPRPPPDSARNGIQGFHTYAQWNVHNRRIAVTKRGLFALVPLPTQTGDICGVLLGGKAPCILRRAMTARTYRLVGDACIPVNVSRPSTGGGLVVSVGIENSRRDLLDWSVEEEDIRLC; encoded by the coding sequence ATGTCTTCAACAGCAGAATCAGCCTCAAACGTGGCGGGAATCAGCTCTGCCGGAATGTTGTATGAATATGCGCCGCTGCCCGAGAGTAACGCATTTCGCGTCCTGATTCTAGAGCCTGGTGGAGTTGACGACACCCTGTGCTGCTCTCTTGAGATAACAACCCTCAACAAGCCCATCCCGTACGAAGCCATCTCGTATGTATGGGGAAACACGCATCGGGACCACCCCATCCGCATCAACGGCCGAGCCGGCcacatcaccgccaacctctgCCGCGCGTTGCATCGGATGCGTTTACCCGACCAGTCCCGCGTCCTCTGGGCGGATTCCATCTGCATCAACCAAGACGACCTGACGGAGCGGGCGAGCCAAGTACTGTTGATGAGTGAAATTTACGGGCAGGCAAGACGGGTGCTGCTGCACCTTGGTGAAGACAGCAAccaggagggtgaggtggtccGGTCCTTGGTGCATGAAATCGAGGCCATGGTTCTTGATGGGGTCAGAGCAGCCGGGGAGTCGTGGGACACATTTCCAACCCCCAGTCCGGAGGAGCGGGAGCTGTTCCTAGCAGACACGCGATGGGAGGCTTTCATCAACATGACGCATAAGCCATGGTTCACACGCGGTTGGGTGATCCAGGAGGCTGGTGCGGCGCGAAATGGGTTAATGCTGTGGGGGAAGACCGAGATCAATTGGAAGTCGTTCGTGCGCGTTTATACCTGGATGGTCCGGAGGCTTCCACAGGTTCGGGTTAAATACCAGGACGGTGGCCGGGGAATGAACCGGCTCCATCTCGAGATGTACCGGCTGAGGCACAAGGGGGAGACCATGCCGCTCTACGCGAAACAGTCATCCCAGTTTGACTTTCTCATCGTGCTCCATGATGCTCGGGCTCTCTATGTGCAGGACGCGCGGGATCGGGTGTATGCCTTCATGTCACTGGCAACCTCGGCCGGGCTAAGTCTCCACTTTCAACCGGATTATTCTGAACACAAGACAGCCAGAGACGTCTATTTGGACATGGCGAGAGATTACGTCAACTCGATGGGGGACATCAGCCTGTTGCATTGTGTACAACACACCGGGAACAGTATGAACGAAAAGTTTCCCTCATGGGTACCTCGATGGGATCTCAACCTGttcgacaacatcatcactcacACGTCAGGCCCAGCTCTCATACCCACCGAGCTGAGACCTAGCGTTTCCCACGACAACGCCTTGGAAGCCAAGGGGCTCATGTTTGACGACATCATCTTCACGTCTGATGTGCTTTCGCGAGATGTCTCCATGAGCGACATCAAAATGCTCTGGAACCAGATGCTCGACCTTCTCCCTGTGACATTCACCAACCCGTCACCCACTCATGGCAGTTTCGCAGCGTTATCATTTGCCCACGTGCTATCTGTGGGCCGATCATGGGGCGCTGAATGGCCCGAATGGGTGGAATGGAGGACTGCCTACATGGAGTACTTGTGCCAGGAAGAGCCTACAAGGCGGGATTCTGTCCCGCGGCCTCCTCCGGACAGTGCTAGGAATGGTATCCAAGGATTCCACACCTACGCTCAGTGGAACGTCCATAATCGACGTATTGCTGTCACGAAAAGAGGGCTTTTCGCCTTGGTCCCCTTGCCTACTCAGACTGGTGATATTTGCGGCGTGCTTCTCGGTGGGAAGGCGCCGTGCATATTGCGCAGAGCGATGACAGCTAGGACGTATcggcttgttggtgatgcgTGTATCCCTGTTAACGTATCACGTCCCAGCACAGGTGGTGGATTAGTAGTCTCGGTCGGAATTGAGAACAGCAGAAGGGACTTGTTGGATTGGagtgttgaagaggaggatattCGGCTTTGCTGA